The sequence CCGGATGCCGAACCCGTTGCCGTAGCAGAGCCTGAAGCTGACCCCGAAGTCTCAGAACCCGGCGCAGCGGAGCTTAAAGATCAGCTGGTACGCCTCGCTGCCGACTTTGAAAACTTTAAGAAGCGTACCCGGCGAGAAAAAGAAGATATCCGTAAGTTTGCCAACGAGCAGCTTCTCAAAGATGTCCTCCCCGCTCTCGACAACCTAAACCGCGCCTTGGCCCACGTTGAAGACCGCGAAAACCCCCTGGTTCAGGGTATTGAGATGGTTGCCAAGCAGTTTCTCGGAATCCTAGACGGCTACGGTGTGACGACGGTAAACAGTAAAGGCCAATCTTTTGACCCTGCGGTTCACGATGCCATGGGGCAAATGCCAACTGATGAAGTTGAGCCTGGCTGTATCGCCGATGAATTTGAGAAGGGCTATCTCATTCATGGCCGCCTCTTGCGCCCCGCAAAAGTGATCGTTGCAATCGCACCGGTGGCCCCCGAAGCGCCCTCAGAAGAAAATTCTGATTCATCTCAAGAGTCTTCAGCCGAATCTTAAAGGCTTTATCCTCCGGCTAAGACCGTCCGCAAGATCTTGAGACGTTGCCGATTCCTTGTTTCCACTCCGTTTTATTAGTAAAACCAAAGGGATGGGGTTTTGTGCCTCATCGTTGATGCAATGGCATCCAAGGCGTCGATGATACTGAATAAGTCTTCGACGCTTCTCAAACTCTGACGCAGAAGCGAAGGCGGCATGTCCAAGACTATCGGCATCGATCTGGGCACAACAAACTCTTGCGTAGCTGTCATGGAAGGCAGCAAGCCAGTAGTCATCCCTAACAACGAGGGAGCTCGCACCACTCCATCTGTTGTAGCGTTTACCGACAAAGGTGACAGGCTTGTAGGCCAAATCGCTAAGCGCCAAAGCGTTACCAATGCAGAGAACACGGTCTACTCCGTTAAGCGTTTTATCGGTCGACGTTTTGATGACGAAGAAGTTCAACGCGACAAATCACGAACACCTTTTGAAATCGTCGCCTCCGATCGAGGCGACGCTTGGGTTGCTGCGCGGGGCAAACAATATTCTCCGCCGGAAATCTCCGCCTTTGTTCTGCAAAAAATGAAGGCCACCGCAGAAGAATATATTGGCAGCGAAATCACCAGCGCGGTTATCACGGTTCCTGCATATTTTAACGACAGTCAGCGGCAAGCCACTCGAGACGCTGGTCGCATCGCCGGCTTAAGTGTCGAGCGTATTATCAACGAGCCAACGGCTGCCGCGCTGGCTTACGGGCTTGATCAGCTCGAAGGTAACAAACGCGTTGCAGTTTATGACCTCGGCGGCGGCACCTTTGATATTTCAATTCTCGAACTCTCGGAAGGCGTATTCAACGTTCGCTCAACCAATGGCGACACCCATTTGGGCGGCGAAGATTTTGACTACGTCATCATGGAACATCTTTGTGATCAGTTTCAAAAAGAGACCGGTGTTGACCTCACTCAAGACCGCATGGCCATGCAGCGTATTAAAGAGGCTGCCGAAAAAGCCAAGCATGAGCTTTCCAGTACCACTGAGACCGAAATCAATCTTCCGTTTATTACCGCCGACGACTCTGGGCCTAAGCACCTCTCCTTAACAATGAAGCGAGAAACACTTGAAGAGCTTACGATATCGTTGATCAAGAAAAGTCTGATACCTTGCGGCCAAGCACTTGAAGATGCGGGACTAACAATCGAAGATATCGACGAAATTTTACTGGTCGGTGGTATGACTCGTATGCCGCTGGTTCAGCGAGAAGTCAGTGCGTTCTTCGACAAGGCTCCCAACCGCGAAATCAATCCAGATGAAGTGGTTGCTATTGGTGCCGGCATTCAAGGTGCGGTTCTAAGCGGAGATATCAAAGACGTTCTTCTCCTCGATGTTACGCCGCTTTCTCTTGGCGTTGAAACTGCAGGAGGCGTGTTCACCGCTCTGATCAATCGCAACACCACGGTCCCCACGCGTAAGAGCCAGGTTTTCTCAACGGCACTCGACAACCAATCGATGGTAAACGTTCACGTCCTTCAAGGCGAAAGACCTATGGCTACCGATAACCAAAGCCTTGCTCGCTTTGAACTCATTGGTATTCCACCTGCGCCTCGGGGCGTTCCTCAAATTGAAGTCACCTTTGAGCTAGATGCCAACGGCATCGTAAGCGTCAGCGCACAAGACTTAGGGACAGGACGGAGTCAGTCGGTTCGAATCACCGCACAATCTGGGCTTACAGACGACGAAATCGGATCAATCATTGATGATGCAGGTGCCCACCGCGAGCAAGATATGGCGCGAAAACAAGCCGCCGAACTTACCAACAGCGCCAGAACGCTCATCTACACAACAGAGCAATCTCTAGCAGAGTACCGTTCCCAGCTAGATCCCACAGATTTAGAACTCATTGAAAACGATCTTAGAAATCTCAAGCAGGCGATGGAAAAAGGCGATCACGCGAATATACCGCAATACTTTAAAGCCTTGGAGACCTCTGCATACCGAATCGCAGAAACCATTTATACCCAAGAGCAAAACGGCTAGTTGTCCGGGAAAGGAGTGGCGATCATGCATGATACATCGCTGCTACATATAACGGATACCTCTATGACTGGCCCACCTCGTTAATATGCAAGACTTCTACGACGTACTTGGGGTCACACGAGACGCTTCCCCTCAAGATCTAAAGCGCGCTTATCGCAAACTTGCGATGAAGTTTCACCCCGACAAGAATCCAGGCAACCGCCAAGCAGAAGAACGCTTTAAAGAGGCCACTCAGGCCTACAAAGTGCTGGCCAATCAAGAGCAGCGCAAACAATACGACATGTTTGGTCATGACGGACCAGGCAACTCAGGAGCCGACCAGGCCGCGGCGCCCAACTCCGGAGCCAGCAGTCCGGGAGCCCCGCCACGTGGCGGCAAAGTATCCGATGTATTTGGGGATATTTTTGGCGACTTTTTTAAACGGAAAAATAAGGACAGTGGTCCAAGGCGCGGTAAGGACACCAAGCAAACCATCCGAATCCCGTTTAAGACCGCGATTTCAGGCGGAGAGCGGGTCATCGATATCGAGCGAGTTGACCTCTGTGCTGCCTGCGACGGCAAAGGCTATCCCCCGGATGCGCTCGCAACCAATTGCGGTGCTTGCTCCGGCGCCGGAAGTATCAGCGTCCAACAGGGTCTTTTTTCCGTTCGGCAACCTTGTACTTACTGCCGCGGCGTCGGCCGGGTAGTCACCACTCCATGTGAGGTGTGTGACGGTGGCGGTTCTGTGGAACGCCTTCGGCAACTTCCCGTCAAAATTCCTCCCGGGGCTGATAATGGTACGGTCCTTCGCTACCCCGGCGAAGGCGAGCCAAGTGGAACTGGCGGTCCGCCCGGCGATCTACGGGTGGTCATCTCGGTGAGACCCCACCCGGTGTTCGAGCGCAACGGGGATACCATCATTGTTGAATTACCCATAACATTGTGCGAAGCGGCGCTGGGCACACAAATTGACGTTCCCACAATTGACGGTAAGGTTAAGCTTAAAATACCCGCGGGCACACAAAGTGGTCGCCAATTTACATTTCGTGGTCAAGGCGCTCCCAGATTGCCTGATGGAGGCCGCGGCGATCAACACGTCAGAGTTGTCGTAGAAACTCCGGTGGAATTGACTAAAGACCAAAAAAAGTTAATTCAAGAGATGGGTAAGCAAGATGATGATAAACATTACCCGAACCGACGTCAGTTTCGAAGGAAGCGCAACAGCTGATGGGAATTAGAAGATGAAAGAAAAAGGATTCTTCGGAAAACTCGTGGATCGTTTAAAGGGCGGTGAGTCTGAATCAACGATTCAGCTTGAGCGCCGACGCGCTAAACGCGAAGAAATAAGTATCCCGGTTAAACTTACGGTAGGTCATCGTCGTATTGATGGCGCAAAAGCGCGAAACCTAAGCCCGATTGGGCTCTTCGTTGAAACCAACTCGGTTCCACCGCGGGGAAGTACCGTTAAGTTGGTTTTTGAAAGCGTGAACCAAGACAACCTAACCATTGAAGTACTCGGTGAGGTCGTTTGGACCAGCATGCCACCGGATGAAGGTGTCGGGATTCAAATCAATCGAAAAATGACAGACGAGGTAAACCTCAAGCATTACAGAGCGATGGTGCTTCACTATATTCG comes from Deltaproteobacteria bacterium and encodes:
- a CDS encoding PilZ domain-containing protein; its protein translation is MKEKGFFGKLVDRLKGGESESTIQLERRRAKREEISIPVKLTVGHRRIDGAKARNLSPIGLFVETNSVPPRGSTVKLVFESVNQDNLTIEVLGEVVWTSMPPDEGVGIQINRKMTDEVNLKHYRAMVLHYIRHPPLLESPQTGKFREIRCSRCDWIGRVSVVKPACPSCGSLDVKSLKE
- the dnaJ gene encoding molecular chaperone DnaJ; this encodes MQDFYDVLGVTRDASPQDLKRAYRKLAMKFHPDKNPGNRQAEERFKEATQAYKVLANQEQRKQYDMFGHDGPGNSGADQAAAPNSGASSPGAPPRGGKVSDVFGDIFGDFFKRKNKDSGPRRGKDTKQTIRIPFKTAISGGERVIDIERVDLCAACDGKGYPPDALATNCGACSGAGSISVQQGLFSVRQPCTYCRGVGRVVTTPCEVCDGGGSVERLRQLPVKIPPGADNGTVLRYPGEGEPSGTGGPPGDLRVVISVRPHPVFERNGDTIIVELPITLCEAALGTQIDVPTIDGKVKLKIPAGTQSGRQFTFRGQGAPRLPDGGRGDQHVRVVVETPVELTKDQKKLIQEMGKQDDDKHYPNRRQFRRKRNS
- the dnaK gene encoding molecular chaperone DnaK — its product is MSKTIGIDLGTTNSCVAVMEGSKPVVIPNNEGARTTPSVVAFTDKGDRLVGQIAKRQSVTNAENTVYSVKRFIGRRFDDEEVQRDKSRTPFEIVASDRGDAWVAARGKQYSPPEISAFVLQKMKATAEEYIGSEITSAVITVPAYFNDSQRQATRDAGRIAGLSVERIINEPTAAALAYGLDQLEGNKRVAVYDLGGGTFDISILELSEGVFNVRSTNGDTHLGGEDFDYVIMEHLCDQFQKETGVDLTQDRMAMQRIKEAAEKAKHELSSTTETEINLPFITADDSGPKHLSLTMKRETLEELTISLIKKSLIPCGQALEDAGLTIEDIDEILLVGGMTRMPLVQREVSAFFDKAPNREINPDEVVAIGAGIQGAVLSGDIKDVLLLDVTPLSLGVETAGGVFTALINRNTTVPTRKSQVFSTALDNQSMVNVHVLQGERPMATDNQSLARFELIGIPPAPRGVPQIEVTFELDANGIVSVSAQDLGTGRSQSVRITAQSGLTDDEIGSIIDDAGAHREQDMARKQAAELTNSARTLIYTTEQSLAEYRSQLDPTDLELIENDLRNLKQAMEKGDHANIPQYFKALETSAYRIAETIYTQEQNG
- the grpE gene encoding nucleotide exchange factor GrpE, whose translation is MTTQNDINDAIADALESVEKQEAQEQATQNHSEPQAQAAAEQPEAPVEAEEATPDAEPVAVAEPEADPEVSEPGAAELKDQLVRLAADFENFKKRTRREKEDIRKFANEQLLKDVLPALDNLNRALAHVEDRENPLVQGIEMVAKQFLGILDGYGVTTVNSKGQSFDPAVHDAMGQMPTDEVEPGCIADEFEKGYLIHGRLLRPAKVIVAIAPVAPEAPSEENSDSSQESSAES